The following proteins are encoded in a genomic region of Eriocheir sinensis breed Jianghai 21 chromosome 2, ASM2467909v1, whole genome shotgun sequence:
- the LOC127000398 gene encoding neuropeptide-like protein 32, whose translation MMALTIKAERNFSRHQTHLLHSRQRIYPILGNMRSLTLLLVVAVALAALVVVQAMPSPFPDPDPEALPDPDPHRRRFGGFGGFGGFGGGFGGFGGGGFGHGGFGHGGFGHGGFGHGHHFGHGHGYYG comes from the exons ATGATGGCCCTGACTATAAAAGCTGAGCGGAACTTCTCCAGGCACCAGACGCACCTCCTCCACTCACGGCAGCGGATATATCCAATCCTCGGCAACATGCGATCT CTGACCCTTCTGCTGGTGGTGGCAGTGGCCCTagcggcgctggtggtggtgcaggccatgCCCAGCCCCTTCCCAGACCCAGACCCCGAGGCCCTCCCCGATCCAGATCCACACCGCCGCAGATTTGGTGGATTTGGTGGGTTTGGTGGCTTCGGCGGCGGATTCGGTGgcttcggcggcggcggctttgGACATGGTGGATTCGGCCATGGTGGATTCGGCCATGGTGGATTTGGACATGGACATCATTTTGGCCATGGACACGGCTATTACGGTTGA